One window of the Caloenas nicobarica isolate bCalNic1 chromosome 20, bCalNic1.hap1, whole genome shotgun sequence genome contains the following:
- the METTL13 gene encoding eEF1A lysine and N-terminal methyltransferase isoform X1, protein MELLPRSPGEFGSARYWDRFFRQRGQRPFEWYGAFPELCPVLHKYVRPRDKVLVVGCGNSELSEQMYDMGMCEDIINIDISDAVIRQMQERSGSKRPKMSYLLMDMLHMDFPDAHFQVVLDKGTLDAILTDEEEATVAKVDKMFAEISRVLQVGGRYLCVSLAQAHVLKKAVEYFSQEGWVVRVHQVAGSGDKQQFVLPVFVYVMTKFRKIPGSAPQILEICAEEQDKPMRVESAERLVAAVKDRQHYALLCSQLSKTPCGEQVSLDLCDKESGQPRYTLHVVDSPSVKPSRDNHFAIFIIPQGRETEWLFGTEEGRRQLAASAGFRRLVTVALHREQHYEGMAGIQAELSGKVMELAPPGLPAQQQVPFLSVGGDIGVRTVQHRDTSPLSGEYVVEDVKGDGTFYFRRLIFLRNRNVVQSEARLLAPAPVPGQRKRRKDKKKPSPAEPPAAIDKSYLCCEHHKAMVAGLCLLGGPDPLPGTLLAVLVVGLGGGSLPLFVHDYFSQAHVAVVEIDPSMLEVATCWFGFSQGDRMQVHVSDGLDYVAKLAAEAPAQYDAIMFDVDSKDLTVGMSCPPPAFVEKPFLQKVKTILKPEGVFVLNLVCRDARLKESVLATLREVFPLLYTRRIEGEVNEILFCQPSAEGRRDPTELGARARALEEALRQPGRPWDSSYVLADMLQAVRIL, encoded by the exons atggagctgctgccccGGAGCCCCGGGGAGTTCGGCTCAGCCCGGTACTGGGATCGGTTCTTCCggcagcgcgggcagcggcCCTTCGAGTGGTACGGGGCCTTCCCGGAGCTCTGCCCGGTCCTGCATAAGTACGTCCGGCCCCGCGACAAG GTTCTGGTGGTGGGCTGCGGGAACTCAGAGCTGAGTGAGCAGATGTATGACATGGGGATGTGTGAGGACATCATCAACATCGACATCAGCGATGCCGTGATTCGTCAGATGCAAGAGCGGAGCGGGAGCAAGAGGCCAAAGATGAGCTACCTGCTGATGGACATGCTTCACATGGACTTCCCTGATGCCCACTTCCAGGTGGTCCTGGACAAAGGCACGCTGGATGCCATCCTCACCGATGAAGAGGAGGCCACTGTAGCCAAGGTGGACAAGATGTTTGCTGAGATTAGCCGGGTCCTGCAGGTAGGAGGGCGCTACCTCTGCGTCTCCTTGGCTCAAGCCCACGTGCTGAAGAAAGCGGTAGAATATTTCTCTCAGGAAGGCTGGGTTGTGCGTGTCCATCAGGTGGCCGGCAGCGGGGACAAGCAGCAGTTTGTCCTACCTGTCTTTGTCTATGTCATGACAAAGTTCAGGAAGATCCCTGGCTCGGCACCGCAGATCCTGGAGATCTGTGCCGAGGAGCAGGACAAACCGATGCGGGTGGAGAGTGCAGAGCGGCTGGTGGCGGCGGTGAAGGACAGGCAGCATTAtgcgctgctctgcagccagctgaGCAAAACCCCATGCGGGGAGCAGGTTTCCCTGGATCTGTGCGACAAAGAGAGTGGGCAGCCTCGGTACACGCTGCATGTGGTCGACAGCCCCTCAGTGAAACCTTCCCGGGACAATCACTTCGCCATCTTCATCA TCCCACAGGGCAGAGAAACTGAGTGGCTCTTTGGGACGGAGGAAGGGCGGAGGCAGCTGGCCGCCAGCGCAGGCTTCAGGCGCCTGGTCACCGTGGCCCTGCACAGGGAGCAGCACTACGAGGGCATGGCGGGCATCCAGGCGGAGCTGTCGGGGAAGGTGATGGAGCTGGCCCCGCCGggcctccctgcccagcagcag GTGCCCTTCCTGTCCGTGGGAGGGGACATCGGGGTGCGGACGGTGCAGCACCGTGACACCAGCCCTCTGAGCGGGGAGTACGTTGTAGAGGATGTGAAGGGTGATGGCACCTTCTACTTCCGACGCCTCATCTTCCTCCGCAACAGGAACGTGGTGCAGTCAGAGGCTCGGCTCCTGGCCCCCGCGCCTGTCCCAG GCCAGAGAAAACggaggaaggacaagaagaaacccagccctgctgagccaCCTGCAGCCATTGACAAGAGCTACCTGTGCTGCGAGCACCACAAAGCCATGGTCGCggggctctgcctgctgggGGGCCCTGACCCCCTCCCAG GAACGCTGCTGGCGGTGCTGGTGGTGGGGCTCGGTGGGGGCAGCCTGCCCCTCTTTGTCCACGACTACTTCTCGCAGGCCCATGTGGCCGTGGTGGAGATCGACCCCTCCatgctggaggtggccacgtGCTGGTTCGGCTTCTCCCAGGGTGACCGGATGCAGGTGCACGTCTCCGATGGCTTGGACTACGTGGCCAAGCTGGCAGCTGAAG ccccagcccagtaTGATGCCATCATGTTTGATGTGGACAGCAAGGACCTTACGGTGGGGATGAGCTGCCCACCCCCAGCCTTCGTGGAAAagccttttctgcagaaagttAAAACCATCCTCAAGCCAGAAG gagtcTTTGTGCTCAACTTGGTGTGCCGCGACGCCCGGCTGAAGGAGTCCGTCCTGGCCACCCTCAGGGAGGTCTTCCCGCTGCTCTACACACGCCGCATTGAAGGGGAGGTCAACGAGATCCTCTTCTGCCAGCCCAGCGCTGAGGGCCGGCGGGACCCCACAGAGCTAGGAGCACGTGCCCGGGCACTGGAGGAGGCCTTGAGGCAGCCTGGCCGCCCCTGGGACAGCTCGTACGTGCTGGCAGACATGCTGCAGGCCGTCAGGATCCTCTGA
- the METTL13 gene encoding eEF1A lysine and N-terminal methyltransferase isoform X2: protein MELLPRSPGEFGSARYWDRFFRQRGQRPFEWYGAFPELCPVLHKYVRPRDKVLVVGCGNSELSEQMYDMGMCEDIINIDISDAVIRQMQERSGSKRPKMSYLLMDMLHMDFPDAHFQVVLDKGTLDAILTDEEEATVAKVDKMFAEISRVLQVGGRYLCVSLAQAHVLKKAVEYFSQEGWVVRVHQVAGSGDKQQFVLPVFVYVMTKFRKIPGSAPQILEICAEEQDKPMRVESAERLVAAVKDRQHYALLCSQLSKTPCGEQVSLDLCDKESGQPRYTLHVVDSPSVKPSRDNHFAIFIIPQGRETEWLFGTEEGRRQLAASAGFRRLVTVALHREQHYEGMAGIQAELSGKVMELAPPGLPAQQQVPFLSVGGDIGVRTVQHRDTSPLSGEYVVEDVKGDGTFYFRRLIFLRNRNVVQSEARLLAPAPVPASASCHSGQRKRRKDKKKPSPAEPPAAIDKSYLCCEHHKAMVAGLCLLGGPDPLPGTLLAVLVVGLGGGSLPLFVHDYFSQAHVAVVEIDPSMLEVATCWFGFSQGDRMQVHVSDGLDYVAKLAAEAPAQYDAIMFDVDSKDLTVGMSCPPPAFVEKPFLQKVKTILKPEGVFVLNLVCRDARLKESVLATLREVFPLLYTRRIEGEVNEILFCQPSAEGRRDPTELGARARALEEALRQPGRPWDSSYVLADMLQAVRIL, encoded by the exons atggagctgctgccccGGAGCCCCGGGGAGTTCGGCTCAGCCCGGTACTGGGATCGGTTCTTCCggcagcgcgggcagcggcCCTTCGAGTGGTACGGGGCCTTCCCGGAGCTCTGCCCGGTCCTGCATAAGTACGTCCGGCCCCGCGACAAG GTTCTGGTGGTGGGCTGCGGGAACTCAGAGCTGAGTGAGCAGATGTATGACATGGGGATGTGTGAGGACATCATCAACATCGACATCAGCGATGCCGTGATTCGTCAGATGCAAGAGCGGAGCGGGAGCAAGAGGCCAAAGATGAGCTACCTGCTGATGGACATGCTTCACATGGACTTCCCTGATGCCCACTTCCAGGTGGTCCTGGACAAAGGCACGCTGGATGCCATCCTCACCGATGAAGAGGAGGCCACTGTAGCCAAGGTGGACAAGATGTTTGCTGAGATTAGCCGGGTCCTGCAGGTAGGAGGGCGCTACCTCTGCGTCTCCTTGGCTCAAGCCCACGTGCTGAAGAAAGCGGTAGAATATTTCTCTCAGGAAGGCTGGGTTGTGCGTGTCCATCAGGTGGCCGGCAGCGGGGACAAGCAGCAGTTTGTCCTACCTGTCTTTGTCTATGTCATGACAAAGTTCAGGAAGATCCCTGGCTCGGCACCGCAGATCCTGGAGATCTGTGCCGAGGAGCAGGACAAACCGATGCGGGTGGAGAGTGCAGAGCGGCTGGTGGCGGCGGTGAAGGACAGGCAGCATTAtgcgctgctctgcagccagctgaGCAAAACCCCATGCGGGGAGCAGGTTTCCCTGGATCTGTGCGACAAAGAGAGTGGGCAGCCTCGGTACACGCTGCATGTGGTCGACAGCCCCTCAGTGAAACCTTCCCGGGACAATCACTTCGCCATCTTCATCA TCCCACAGGGCAGAGAAACTGAGTGGCTCTTTGGGACGGAGGAAGGGCGGAGGCAGCTGGCCGCCAGCGCAGGCTTCAGGCGCCTGGTCACCGTGGCCCTGCACAGGGAGCAGCACTACGAGGGCATGGCGGGCATCCAGGCGGAGCTGTCGGGGAAGGTGATGGAGCTGGCCCCGCCGggcctccctgcccagcagcag GTGCCCTTCCTGTCCGTGGGAGGGGACATCGGGGTGCGGACGGTGCAGCACCGTGACACCAGCCCTCTGAGCGGGGAGTACGTTGTAGAGGATGTGAAGGGTGATGGCACCTTCTACTTCCGACGCCTCATCTTCCTCCGCAACAGGAACGTGGTGCAGTCAGAGGCTCGGCTCCTGGCCCCCGCGCCTGTCCCAG CCAGTGCTTCCTGTCATTCAGGCCAGAGAAAACggaggaaggacaagaagaaacccagccctgctgagccaCCTGCAGCCATTGACAAGAGCTACCTGTGCTGCGAGCACCACAAAGCCATGGTCGCggggctctgcctgctgggGGGCCCTGACCCCCTCCCAG GAACGCTGCTGGCGGTGCTGGTGGTGGGGCTCGGTGGGGGCAGCCTGCCCCTCTTTGTCCACGACTACTTCTCGCAGGCCCATGTGGCCGTGGTGGAGATCGACCCCTCCatgctggaggtggccacgtGCTGGTTCGGCTTCTCCCAGGGTGACCGGATGCAGGTGCACGTCTCCGATGGCTTGGACTACGTGGCCAAGCTGGCAGCTGAAG ccccagcccagtaTGATGCCATCATGTTTGATGTGGACAGCAAGGACCTTACGGTGGGGATGAGCTGCCCACCCCCAGCCTTCGTGGAAAagccttttctgcagaaagttAAAACCATCCTCAAGCCAGAAG gagtcTTTGTGCTCAACTTGGTGTGCCGCGACGCCCGGCTGAAGGAGTCCGTCCTGGCCACCCTCAGGGAGGTCTTCCCGCTGCTCTACACACGCCGCATTGAAGGGGAGGTCAACGAGATCCTCTTCTGCCAGCCCAGCGCTGAGGGCCGGCGGGACCCCACAGAGCTAGGAGCACGTGCCCGGGCACTGGAGGAGGCCTTGAGGCAGCCTGGCCGCCCCTGGGACAGCTCGTACGTGCTGGCAGACATGCTGCAGGCCGTCAGGATCCTCTGA